A section of the Oryza sativa Japonica Group chromosome 1, ASM3414082v1 genome encodes:
- the LOC9270353 gene encoding 5-oxoprolinase 1 codes for MGSTEKFRFCIDRGGTFTDIYAEVPGRREGYVMKLLSVDPSNYDDAPIEGIRRILQEFSGERIPRSSKIPTGKIDWIRMGTTVATNALLERKGERIALCVTRGFRDLLQIGNQARPNIFDLKVSKPSNLYEEVVEVDERVELVGGGDGERDDGLSVKGISGELVRVAKPVDVEALKPLLKGLLDKGIRCLAVVLMHSYTYPQHELLIEKLSLEMGFKHVSLSSSLTPMVRAVPRGLTASVDAYLTPVIKEYLSGFMSRFEGGGEQVNVLFMQSDGGLAPERRFSGHKAVLSGPAGGVVGYSQTLFQLETSKPLIGFDMGGTSTDVSRYDGSYEQVLETQIAGAIIQAPQLDINTVAAGGGSKLKFQFGAFKVGPDSVGAHPGPVCYRKGGELAITDANLILGTVIPEYFPSIFGPNEDLPLDYDATKKAFEILAVEINSHRKSQDPSAKDMTVEEIALGFVNVANEAMCRPIRQLTEMKGHDTKNHALACFGGAGPQHACAMARSLGMSELLIHRYCGILSAYGMGLADVIEDLQEPYSAIYNVDSAAEASRRVDLLVKQVKEKLIEQGFGEDSIRTHSYLNLRYEGTDTAIMVKQPERESGSDYADEFVKLFQQEYGFKLLNRKILICDVRVQGVGATNILQPHELTPVSTKPVPESSCRIYFSYGWQETPLYKLQNLGYGHVLKGPAVIMNGNSTVIVEKDCKAIITKYGNIKIEISAAPSSVEVSETVADVVQLSIFNHRFMGIAEQMGRTLQRTSISTNIKERLDFSCALFGPDGGLVANAPHVPVHLGAMSSTVRWQLKYWGDNLHEGDVLVTNHPCSGGSHLPDITVVTPVFNEGKVIFFVASRGHHAEIGGITPGSMPPFSKSIWEEGAAIKAFKLVERGVFQEEGIIHLLQSPSYDELTNHKIPGTRKIQDNLSDLHAQVAANQRGITLIKELINQYGLITVQSYMNHVQNNAEEAVREMLKVVASRVEKENGSCVIEDEDYMDDGSVLHLKLTLDSSKGEATFDFEGTSPEVYGNWNAPEAVTAAAVIYCLRCLVDVDIPLNQGCLAPVKILIPKGSFLSPSDKAAVVGGNVLTSQRVTDVVLMAFQACACSQGCMNNLTFGDDTFGYYETIGGGSGAGASWDGTSGVQCHMTNTRMTDPEIFEQRYPVLLHRFSIRENSGGSGFHRGGDGLVREIEFCQPVVVSILSERRVHAPRGLKGGRNGARGANYLVKKDGRRVYLGGKNTVMVNAGEILQILTPGGGGFGSP; via the coding sequence ATGGGTAGCACGGAGAAATTCAGATTCTGCATTGACAGGGGCGGCACATTCACCGACATCTACGCAGAGGTGCCCGGGAGGAGGGAAGGCTACGTGATGAAACTTCTCTCCGTCGACCCGTCGAACTACGACGACGCCCCCATCGAAGGGATCAGGAGGATCCTCCAGGAGTTCTCCGGGGAGAGGATCCCGCGGTCGTCCAAGATTCCCACGGGCAAGATTGATTGGATTCGGATGGGCACCACGGTGGCCACGAATGCGCTTCTTGAGAGGAAGGGTGAAAGGATCGCGCTGTGTGTCACCCGGGGATTCAGGGATTTGCTTCAGATTGGTAACCAGGCTCGGCCGAACATATTCGATCTCAAGGTGTCAAAGCCGTCGAATTTGTATGAGGAGGTGGTTGAGGTTGATGAGAGGGTTGAACttgttggtggtggtgatggtgagaGGGATGATGGTTTATCTGTTAAAGGGATCTCAGGGGAATTGGTCAGGGTGGCGAAGCCGGTTGATGTAGAAGCATTGAAGCCTTTGTTGAAAGGTTTGCTTGACAAAGGAATAAGATGTTTGGCAGTGGTTTTAATGCACTCATATACTTATCCTCAGCATGAGCTTCTCATTGAGAAATTATCTCTTGAGATGGGATTCAAGCATGTATCGTTGTCTTCATCATTGACGCCGATGGTCCGTGCTGTGCCTCGTGGCTTGACAGCCAGTGTGGATGCTTATCTCACACCAGTCATCAAAGAGTACCTATCAGGATTCATGTCCAGGTTTGAAGGGGGAGGTGAGCAGGTGAATGTGCTGTTTATGCAGTCAGATGGTGGTCTGGCACCAGAGAGGAGATTCTCCGGGCACAAAGCAGTGTTGTCAGGTCCTGCAGGTGGTGTGGTTGGCTACTCTCAGACCTTGTTTCAACTTGAGACATCAAAACCGCTGATTGGATTTGACATGGGTGGTACATCCACAGATGTTAGCCGCTACGATGGAAGCTATGAACAAGTTCTGGAGACCCAAATTGCTGGGGCAATAATACAAGCTCCCCAGCTTGACATAAACACGGTGGCTGCTGGTGGTGGATCGAAGCTTAAGTTTCAGTTTGGAGCTTTCAAGGTTGGGCCAGATTCTGTTGGAGCACATCCTGGTCCTGTATGCTATAGAAAAGGTGGTGAGCTGGCAATAACTGATGCCAATTTGATTCTGGGAACTGTTATTCCTGAGTACTTCCCATCCATATTTGGTCCTAACGAAGATTTACCCCTTGATTATGACGCTACTAAAAAGGCATTTGAGATTCTTGCTGTTGAGATAAACTCTCACCGAAAGAGTCAGGATCCATCAGCAAAGGACATGACGGTTGAGGAGATTGCCCTCGGTTTTGTTAATGTTGCAAATGAGGCGATGTGCCGACCTATAAGGCAGTTGACCGAAATGAAGGGGCATGACACTAAGAACCATGCTCTCGCATGCTTTGGTGGTGCTGGTCCTCAACATGCATGTGCTATGGCAAGATCCCTTGGCATGTCTGAGTTACTTATTCATCGCTACTGTGGCATATTGAGTGCATATGGAATGGGCCTTGCTGATGTTATTGAAGATTTGCAAGAGCCATACTCTGCTATTTATAATGTTGATTCTGCTGCAGAGGCATCTCGAAGAGTAGATCTTTTAGTTAAGCAGGTGAAAGAAAAGTTAATAGAGCAGGGTTTTGGAGAGGACAGCATCAGGACACATTCATACTTGAACTTGAGGTACGAGGGAACCGATACAGCAATCATGGTTAAACAACCAGAGAGGGAATCTGGAAGTGATTATGCTGATGAGTTTGTGAAACTGTTTCAGCAAGAGTATGGCTTCAAATTATTAAACAGAAAAATACTCATATGTGATGTGAGGGTTCAGGGAGTTGGTGCTACAAATATCTTGCAGCCTCATGAACTGACACCAGTATCAACCAAACCTGTGCCAGAAAGTTCATGTCGAATTTATTTTTCATACGGATGGCAGGAAACACCACTTTACAAGCTTCAGAATTTGGGCTATGGGCATGTATTGAAGGGTCCTGCAGTTATAATGAATGGGAACAGTACAGTGATAGTAGAAAAAGACTGTAAAGCTATCATCACCAAGTATGGTAACATAAAAATTGAGATAAGTGCTGCTCCAAGCAGTGTAGAAGTATCAGAGACAGTTGCTGATGTGGTCCAACTTTCTATCTTCAATCATCGATTCATGGGTATTGCTGAACAGATGGGTCGAACACTTCAAAGAACTTCTATTTCTACCAATATAAAGGAAAGACTGGACTTTTCTTGTGCTCTCTTTGGTCCGGATGGTGGCCTTGTCGCAAATGCCCCTCATGTCCCTGTGCATTTGGGAGCCATGTCTAGCACCGTGCGTTGGCAACTCAAATATTGGGGTGATAATCTCCATGAGGGTGATGTTCTTGTAACGAATCATCCATGTTCTGGGGGTAGCCATCTTCCAGACATAACAGTTGTCACACCTGTTTTCAATGAAGGTAAAGTTATCTTCTTTGTTGCTAGTAGAGGTCACCATGCAGAGATCGGTGGTATCACCCCAGGAAGCATGCCTCCTTTCTCAAAAAGCATCTGGGAGGAAGGTGCTGCCATCAAAGCATTTAAACTTGTTGAGAGAGGTGTTTTCCAAGAGGAAGGAATAATTCACTTGCTACAGTCACCGTCCTATGATGAACTTACAAACCATAAGATTCCAGGAACACGTAAGATCCAAGATAATCTTTCTGACCTCCATGCTCAGGTGGCAGCAAACCAGCGGGGAATAACACTTATCAAAGAACTGATAAATCAGTATGGTTTGATCACTGTTCAATCTTATATGAATCATGTCCAAAACAATGCTGAAGAAGCTGTTAGAGAAATGCTTAAGGTAGTTGCATCGAGAGTTGAAAAGGAGAATGGGTCTTGTGTCATCGAAGATGAAGATTACATGGATGATGGTTCTGTGCTCCATTTGAAGCTCACCCTTGATTCAAGTAAAGGCGAAGCAACCTTTGACTTTGAAGGCACCAGTCCTGAGGTGTATGGTAACTGGAATGCTCCTGAAGCAGTAACAGCGGCTGCTGTGATATACTGCTTACGGTGCTTGGTCGACGTTGATATACCTCTAAATCAAGGCTGCCTAGCTCCTGTGAAGATCCTAATTCCTAAAGGCTCTTTCCTTTCTCCAAGTGACAAAGCTGCAGTGGTTGGTGGTAATGTATTGACCTCTCAGAGAGTGACGGACGTAGTCCTAATGGCTTTCCAAGCATGCGCCTGCTCCCAGGGTTGCATGAACAATTTGACATTTGGAGACGACACCTTCGGTTACTATGAGACCATTGGAGGCGGTTCAGGAGCTGGGGCGAGTTGGGATGGTACAAGTGGTGTTCAGTGTCACATGACAAACACAAGGATGACTGACCCAGAGATCTTTGAGCAGCGATACCCTGTTCTTTTACATAGATTTAGCATCAGGGAGAACAGTGGAGGTTCTGGTTTCCACAGAGGTGGTGATGGCCTTGTGAGAGAGATTGAATTTTGCCAGCCTGTTGTTGTGAGCATTCTTTCAGAGAGAAGGGTGCATGCTCCCAGGGGACTGAAGGGAGGAAGAAATGGGGCCCGTGGTGCAAACTATCTCGTCAAGAAAGATGGTCGTAGAGTTTACCTTGGAGGGAAGAACACTGTTATGGTTAATGCTGGTGAGATTCTTCAGATTCTCActcctggtggtggtggttttgGCTCTCCTTGA
- the LOC4324469 gene encoding uncharacterized protein isoform X1 has translation MPPPLDPILACMLNLRRATAAAAVDGLWFSFFSTTTTAGGAMEEEKAASPVSRHIMPHLLNIYGSCATARDFEIYAAHATFEDPLMRAHGVKQIKSAFYTLPKLFGESKIVEYTITENETAPGKVEILIDNKQHYKFLGRAIDLASLITLDVEDGKVVKHQDWWDKKPLKNRDTVSFPVVGRLAEATRRGAMLLTHALMGCGKDP, from the exons ATGCCACCGCCGCTCGATCCGATCCTGGCCTGCATGCTCAATCTCCGCCGCGCgactgctgccgccgccgtcgacgggcTCTGgttctccttcttctccaccacgACGACTGCAGGAGGAGCCATGGAAGAGGAGAAGGCAGCCTCGCCCGTCTCCCGGCACATCATGCCGCATCTCCTCAACAT ATACGGATCGTGCGCGACGGCTCGGGACTTCGAGATTTACGCGGCGCATGCCACATTCGAGGACCCGCTTATGCGAGCTCATGG GGTTAAGCAGATCAAATCGGCCTTCTACACACTCCCCAAG TTATTCGGTGAATCCAAAATCGTGGAGTACACAATTACAGAAAACGAAACCGCGCCCGGAAAAGTCGAG ATACTGATCGACAACAAGCAGCACTACAAGTTCCTGGGCAGGGCCATCGACCTGGCGTCGCTCATCACGCTCGACGTCGAGGACGGCAAGGTTGTGAAGCACCAAGACTGGTGGGACAAGAAGCCTCTCAAGAACAGGGACACGGTGAGCTTCCCGGTGGTCGGCCGGCTGGCGGAGGCGACCCGCCGCGGCGCCATGCTGCTCACTCACGCTCTCATGGGCTGCGGCAAGGACCCATAG
- the LOC4324467 gene encoding uncharacterized protein, translating into MGSKDSQVEATLQDGNKEDEEDDWEAIADRGENDETLTLARSLEQQAKVSPSSSSEKISTPSSGPKRRGRGSFLYDKSVLYSDQCGLENDMDEQESNDQSGSKGRVDEQKHKSNAAAKQYGTRHVLVLYDFPPSTLAADLEKIFDKFGDHGVAIRWVNDTVALAVFRTPSAANEAQACIPPRYKVRPLKEDDDLLTKNDGIDLEPPTPRPKTSARTAQRLIAHGMGLRQFTNFGSDELKKQEEARRSRIAARQALRDDAWGSD; encoded by the exons ATGGGTTCAAAGGATTCTCAAGTCGAAGCTACTTTACAAGATGGGAACaaagaagatgaagaggatg ATTGGGAGGCGATTGCAGATCGTGGTGAAAACGATGAGACGCTAACGCTAGCGCGTTCTCTCGAGCAGCAAGCAAAGGTTTCTCCTAGTAGTTCTTCTGAGAAAATTAGCACTCCATCTTCAGGGCCcaagaggaggggaaggggttCGTTTCTTTACGACAAGAGTGTTCTATACAGTGATCAGTGTGGTCTagaaaatgatatggatgaaCAAGAGTCTAATGATCAGAGTGGATCAAAGGGCCGTGTGGATGAGCAGAAACACAAGAGTAATGCAG CTGCGAAACAATATGGGACAAGGCATGTCCTTGTTCTTTATGACTTCCCACCTAGCACACTCGCAGCAGATTTGGAAAAGATTTTCGACAAGTTTGGGGACCATGGAGTTGCCATTCGCTGGGTTAATGATACTGTTGCACTTGCAGTTTTTCGGACTCCATCAGCTG CTAATGAGGCACAAGCTTGTATACCTCCAAGATATAAAGTGCGGCCACTAAAAGAGGATGACGATCTCTTGACAAAAAATGATGGCATAG ACCTTGAACCACCAACTCCAAGGCCGAAGACATCTGCAAGAACAGCACAAAGGCTGATTGCTCATGGAATGGGGCTAAGGCAGTTTACAAACTTCGGGTCAGACGAGCTGAAGAAACaagaggaggcgaggaggagtcGAATCGCTGCTCGACAAGCTTTGCGGGACGACGCATGGGGTTCAGATTGA
- the LOC4324468 gene encoding uncharacterized protein codes for MRRQAVVELVVVAAALAALAAGILAASLLLLWRCRRRSAAANRQQPAVVVASDAELTVQSPKKPAPARRRGGGSALRRALLRLLFCSRRRLTRVEPADSAAAATQGEEGEQAAGPDEEEVNTWRDRWFGPATAAASRALYTIDEESGAGSEGEEEPEPETPFYTPPASPPRLGGGGHSPEATV; via the coding sequence ATGAGACGCCAGGCTGtcgtcgagctcgtcgtcgtcgcggcggcgctcgccgccctcgccgccggcatccTCGCGGCGTCGCTCCTCCTGctctggcgctgccgccgccgatcaGCGGCAGCAAACAGGCAGCAaccagccgtcgtcgtcgcctccgacGCCGAGCTCACGGTCCAGAGCCCGAAGAAGCCGGCGCCggcccggcgccgcggcggcggcagcgcgctcCGGCGAGCGCTGCTCCGCCTCCTGttctgctcccgccgccgcctcacccgcGTGGAGCCggccgactccgccgccgccgccacgcagggggaggaaggggagcaggcggcggggcccgacgaggaggaggtgaacaCGTGGAGGGATCGGTGGTTCgggccagccaccgccgccgcctcgcgcgcgCTCTACACCATCGACGAGGAGTCCGGCGCCGGCagcgagggcgaggaggagccgGAGCCCGAGACGCCGTTCTacacgccgccggcctccccgccccggctcggcggcggcggccactcgcCGGAAGCCACCGTGTGA
- the LOC4324469 gene encoding uncharacterized protein isoform X2 codes for MPPPLDPILACMLNLRRATAAAAVDGLWFSFFSTTTTAGGAMEEEKAASPVSRHIMPHLLNMVKQIKSAFYTLPKLFGESKIVEYTITENETAPGKVEILIDNKQHYKFLGRAIDLASLITLDVEDGKVVKHQDWWDKKPLKNRDTVSFPVVGRLAEATRRGAMLLTHALMGCGKDP; via the exons ATGCCACCGCCGCTCGATCCGATCCTGGCCTGCATGCTCAATCTCCGCCGCGCgactgctgccgccgccgtcgacgggcTCTGgttctccttcttctccaccacgACGACTGCAGGAGGAGCCATGGAAGAGGAGAAGGCAGCCTCGCCCGTCTCCCGGCACATCATGCCGCATCTCCTCAACAT GGTTAAGCAGATCAAATCGGCCTTCTACACACTCCCCAAG TTATTCGGTGAATCCAAAATCGTGGAGTACACAATTACAGAAAACGAAACCGCGCCCGGAAAAGTCGAG ATACTGATCGACAACAAGCAGCACTACAAGTTCCTGGGCAGGGCCATCGACCTGGCGTCGCTCATCACGCTCGACGTCGAGGACGGCAAGGTTGTGAAGCACCAAGACTGGTGGGACAAGAAGCCTCTCAAGAACAGGGACACGGTGAGCTTCCCGGTGGTCGGCCGGCTGGCGGAGGCGACCCGCCGCGGCGCCATGCTGCTCACTCACGCTCTCATGGGCTGCGGCAAGGACCCATAG
- the LOC136354941 gene encoding increased DNA methylation 1-like: MSSSAAPARKENGTVAAPAASSAAASNTFHVLNSGSAAAAVAAGRAYVQSPRATALRSPQVRAITNYGMFPTTGASAARTAMAGRTINGGASMLTTTTTTTTPPHLIQQLMVLAGWTTRSPWLQNHASMSPRGSPSSFSSGRFSDPRGMPSTFAYRTPGASSGRVIDNGAVAGRGKQMAGTSRSLEIIAVDTGAGSSKNASPAGGHANAGVVVKRLAPVLAMPSAGAAGKGKEEAAAAAAAPSPNGRGRKRAPPKVSNDPAAGSDKKPRKRAKKAAAAGSKVTVPADVIIVDDDVNQPSSNTDAQSNADDDLKKAAVASPAATRSKTRSKCKTSSNSAAASPSARSSAIAARKKNNATATGTTATPPPPEAKKHTVLTWLIDTGFLKDKAKVFYVPGDAGAAEKVISGMVTKTGIRCRCCNTVVPVAVFETHARCERPGQPWEKLLLMSGKPLSKCMQEAWAQERVTAMRAREKAMASLEQEKEKSSQAKRKLAKTKKMQLLDGVKNGGGKDCSDDACGVCADGGQLLCCDTCPSTFHPDCLAIQAPDGSWSCHFCRCVLCMSHDVQGLSTCQQCTRKYHQYCRPLQSPGFEIGAYCSETCKKMSSHLSDMIGVMNHTEDGFSWALLKIQKDELVTSEDMPVILESNVKLAVALGVLNECFNPVQDRRTKIDMLHQAVYSLGSEFKRVNYEGFYTMVLEKDGEIISVALLRFHGRKLAEMPFAGTLPAYQKQGMMRRLVKAVEKVLASLQVENLVIPAVADLVETWKRSFSFRPMQAEVRDEAKKLSLVAITGTTLLQKPTAARLTDDELAFLEMAPLCSFTDLLAGGVYPTGLQLLRGMK, from the exons atgtcgtcgtcggcggcgccggcgaggaaagAGAAtggcaccgtcgccgcccccgccgcctcatccgccgccgccagcaaCACGTTCCACGTGCTCAActccggcagcgccgccgccgccgtcgcagccggACGTGCGTATGTTCAGTCGCCGCGAGCGACGGCGCTGCGGTCGCCGCAGGTGCGAGCCATCACCAACTACGGCATGTTCCCGACCACCGGCGcttcggcggcgaggacggccaTGGCGGGGCGAACGATCAATGGTGGCGCGTCGatgctgacgacgacgacgacgacgacgacgccaccgcACCTGATCCAGCAGCTCATGGTGTTGGCTGGCTGGACCACCCGGAGTCCGTGGCTCCAGAACCACGCGTCCATGTCGCCGCggggctcgccgtcgtcgttctcCTCCGGGAGATTCTCCGACCCCCGTGGGATGCCGTCGACGTTCGCTTACCGAACACCCGGAGCTAGTAGCGGCCGCGTTATCGAcaacggcgccgtcgccggccgtggCAAGCAGATGGCCGGAACTAGCCGCTCACTTGAGATTATCGCCGTTGATACCGGCGCCGGAAGCAGCAAGAacgcgtcgccggccggcggccatgcaAATGCCGGCGTGGTGGTGAAACGTTTGGCCCCTGTGCTCGCGATGCCGAGTGCCGGAGCCGCCGGCaaagggaaggaggaggcggcggcggcggcggcggctccgtcgCCAAATGGCCGCGGCCGTAAGCGCGCGCCGCCCAAGGTGAGCAATGATCCGGCGGCGGGATCCGACAAGAAGCCGAGGAAGAGGGccaagaaggcggcggccgcTGGCAGCAAGGTGACCGTCCCGGCTGACGTGAtcatcgtcgacgacgacgtcaACCAGCCGAGCTCGAACACCGACGCGCAAAGCAACGCCGACGACGATCTGAAGAAGGCGGCCGTCGCTTCCCCTGCGGCGACGCGGAGCAAGACCAGATCAAAGTGCAAGACCAGCAGcaacagcgccgccgcctcgccgagcGCCAGGTccagcgccatcgccgccagGAAGAAGAACAACGCCACAGCGACCGGCACGACGgcgacaccaccaccaccggaggCGAAGAAGCACACCGTGCTGACCTGGCTGATAGACACCGGCTTCCTCAAGGACAAAGCGAAGGTGTTCTACGTGCcgggcgacgccggcgccgccgagaaGGTCATCTCCGGCATGGTCACCAAGACGGGAatccgctgccgctgctgcaaCACCGTCGTCCCCGTGGCTGTGTTCGAAACCCACGCCAGGTGCGAGCGGCCAGGGCAGCCATGGGAGAAGCTGCTGCTCATGTCCGGGAAGCCGCTGTCGAAGTGCATGCAGGAGGCGTGGGCGCAGGAGCGGGTGACCGCCATGCGCGCCCGGGAGAAGGCCATGGCGTCGCTGGagcaggagaaggagaagagctCGCAGGCCAAGAGGAAGCTCGCGAAGACGAAGAAGATGCAGCTCCtcgacggcgtc aagaacggcggcggcaaggattGCAGCGACGACGCCTGCGGCGTCTGCGCCGACGGCGGCCAGCTGCTCTGCTGCGACACCTGCCCCTCCACCTTCCATCCAGATTGCCTCGCCATCCAG GCTCCAGACGGCTCCTGGAGCTGCCATTTCTGCCGGTGCGTGCTCTGCATGTCACATGATGTTCAGGGTTTATCAACATGCCAACAGTGTACACGAAAAT ATCATCAGTACTGCCGTCCTTTGCAAAGCCCTGGGTTCGAGATCGGCGCATACTGCAGCGAAACCTGCAAAAAG ATGTCCTCTCATCTATCAGATATGATAGGAGTCATGAACCATACTGAAGATGGCTTTTCTTGGGCCCTCCTGAAGATTCAGAAGGATGAGCTAGTCACTTCTGAGGACATGCCTGTCATTCTTGAGAGCAATGTGAAGCTTGCAGTAGCTCTGGGTGTACTCAATGAATGCTTTAATCCTGTGCAAGATCGAAGGACTAAGATCGATATGCTCCACCAAGCTGTCTACAGTCTAGG ATCAGAGTTCAAACGAGTAAACTATGAGGGATTCTACACCATGGTTCTTGAGAAGGATGGAGAAATCATTTCAGTAGCCTTGCTGAG GTTCCATGGCAGGAAACTGGCTGAGATGCCTTTCGCAGGCACGCTGCCAGCTTACCAGAAACAAGGAATGATGCGTCGCCTTGTCAAGGCTGTTGAAAAG GTGTTGGCGTCGTTGCAAGTGGAAAATCTAGTGATCCCGGCCGTCGCTGATCTAGTGGAAACCTGGAAGAGATCCTTCTCCTTCAGGCCAATGCAGGCAGAGGTCAGGGACGAAGCCAAGAAGCTGAGCTTGGTCGCCATCACCGGGACGACGCTGCTGCAGAAAC cgacggcggctcgcCTGACCGACGACGAGCTGGCATTCCTGGAGATGGCACCCTTGTGCAGCTTCACCGACCTGTTGGCCGGAGGCGTCTACCCGACGGGTCTCCAGCTTCTCCGCGGCATGAAGTGA